The genomic stretch AACGTAAAGATTGCAGATTGCGAAGTTTAATAGCAGAATGGAAACTGAGGGGATTGAGAACTCACTGTTCCGGGATGAGTTAGGATGTACGCGTATCCCTGTGTAAGCTTATCTCGTGGAAACGGCCAGTGACCCTGAcataaaaagagagaaagaaagttcATACGTCAGGAGTCTAGCAGTTAAAAACCAGTGACGGGCTTCTTGTGCTTCGTTAATGGTTATATGGCATCGTTAATGGGGATATTTGCTTTCAGTGCTTGTGTGTGGGTGCATGCATGTGTGAAAGAGAGACCTGTGTTGATCCTGTGTCGTGGTTCTCCAAAAACGTGACAGCACGAGAGGGCCACCATCCCAAAACGCCAGTTGGTTTCCCTTGAGGATCTATGAGCCTCCAATATTGGTTATGAAGAGCAGAGTGGAGTATTCCCTGCAAAATTGCAATGCTAAGTATGCATTGGGCTCAAATATGCAGCCACACAACATAAATTACATCAGACTACTTTTCGATTTTTCCCCACGGTCCTATTGACATTGTTCTTAAGCCTAATGTATGTGAGTCAAACTAATATAGGATGTAGCAGATGCAGTCTAGAGTACCTTTGTTGTGACATCAAATGCCGAGGAAGTGCCGCCTGTGGCATTGATCCAATTAACAATCCGTTGCCGGTGAGCATCTAGAGAACCAAAAAATTTAACATTGTCATATGTGTCCATAATGAGCAAAACAGTAACCATATTATTGTTTCTGGCCACAAACGAGTTTTACTAAGTTAAGGCGGTGTATAATCGTCTCTTGCAGTTCACAAGTTCGTACCTTGATTGTAACACAAATTTCCATGTTCATAAGCTAAGCTGTCCCAATATTCTCCAATAGCAAATGCGGGAACCGAAGCTTCAATATATTCTTTTACATAGGTGCCAGAGAAGCCTCTGGAACAACACAAAAGGAATTAATTGCATGCTAGGGATTAaagggagaaatttttttctaaagatTCAGACATCTGAACATTGGGTCAAACTAAGAAAACACCTTGGGCCTTTGGCCCCCCCCAAAAGAAAGAACTCTCACCTTACGAAGTCAAGGCGCCATCCATCAAAACCAATATCATTCCGAAGCCAGTTTAGCCACTGCTTTATATCATTTCTTACAAATTCCTGCGAATGATCAATATTGGGTGCCGCATGGAATATATCCCCTACACACAGCATCAACAGCAGATGGGTACAAGGGTAAGCTTAAATTTCTGGTAGTCTCTAAGACATACATATGTAAACTTCATGAGGCTATCCCAACATTCCTGCACTGATGTGGGGTAGTATATAGCATGTCTTGCTCAAGTCGGAACTGTTTTACGTAAACTAAATCAAACAATCAAGAGCAGGAGTGAAGCTCAGATTATGTCTCATAAAATTTACAGAATATTTGCTTCCTTAATTTCTGAAAGAAGGTCACGTGgggcaaaaaaggaaaaaaatgtttGTGTATCAcccaaaaatcaaagaaaaaaaataaagtaccacttgaaggatttcCTTGGCCCTGAAAATTTGGATCATCACAAACAATTGCTTCAGGCCCCCAAGCAAGCTTCCCACCAAAAATGTTCCAAATGCCGTTTGGACTCTGAAATCGGGAAGAACGTGAGTTTTATCAAGAGGAATGACAACAAATATGACCAACTGAGTTAGCAACATGAAAGTTGTGCTCAACGAAAAGGTGTTTCAGAAAGTTTGCAATGTCATAAACAGGCTACCATGAAGTTTCGAAACAGGAAATCAACAGTTTACCTGTTTATGAGCACATCTATGATTTAGGACAACATCTCCCAGGGCCTGTTCACAGGCAAAATATGTTACTAATCCAACACGATTATTCACATAtgataattaaacaaaaaataaacgtaGATAATATTCTTATACATATGCATAGCATTATTCCGAATCGGGCCGTATGATCTGATTAGCCAAAGACGATTTCTGTTTTGAGCCTATGACGAGTGAATTGCACTTTCTCAACAACCATCCTTGTTTGAACAAAGACAATAAAAGATAATAACGGAAACCCCTTATCATACAAAAGTCCATTAAATAGTTCAAGAATTGATTTTCGATGCCTAAGATTCTACTTACCAGAAGATCTTGAGAATGCATTTCCTCAATGCAGTGTTTAAGTTCATCCACAGTACCATATGCTGAGTTCAAATTGTAAAGGTCCGAAGGCATATAACCTGTGCGTCATTTCATATTGGTAACTGGTTACAAACTCTGTACAAAATTACTGAAGAGCTGCatcaaatcatgtttttatGCTACTAAATATACTAATGCTGGTCCTAACTCCCTAAGTATGATTCAacatataaacacacacacatggAGGTGGCATGTGAATACCATATAAATGTTAAGAacataacaaaagaaaagtaaagagagataaaaactaaacaaaatgGACGAGGAAGAGATGAACCTTGAGGAGCGACAGATTCTGTTGGTGGTGGGAGCCACACTGCCGTTACCCCAATTTTAGATAAATCAGCAGCTTTAGGAGCTAAGTCTAAGTACCACTGCCTTCTCCAGCTTTCCcaattgaagccttgaaacttcaaaagcaaaagaatgAGAGtcagtagagagagagagagagagagagtagaagGCATATTTTGATCAAAGTAAACTTGAAAATCTATTCTTGCATAACCAATCTTTACTACAATTAGGATGACATATTACTATTTCAACCAATTGGTATGAAAATACGTACCACGATCTCACGTCCGGTTCCAGTTCCTGGCTCTGCATTGAAGTCTCAAGTCAGATACAGGCCTCATTTTTTCTCAGTAACATTAAGCAATTTTGGGAACACAAGAAAACTAACCTAACTTTGTTTGTTCCTGGGTGCTCTGCCATTGTATGGTCTTCCTCTGAAGAACGTGCTCCAGAGCTTTTCGTTTCTTTTCTATTGTTTCTTTCTCACGCACATGCTCAATAAGTGTATCGCCCTCCTTTGGCTTTTCCTTAGCTATAGACCATACTTCATCAGGTTTGGGCAAATTCAAAGATCTGAACTTTGAACTCAAGGCTTCAGCTACATCGATCTTTCTTGGAGGGAACCTGGGACTGATAGTACGAATTTTCCTAGCCATCCATTGAGGTATCTCTCGGCGAGGGCCATCGCTTAAAAGTTTCCATTTCTGTGAATCATCATCTGTCAAAAGGTCTATCCGCCCACCATTAACAACATAAATAGAATCTTCATCCCCCTCACCCAGTGATCTGTCCTTCAATAATAATGATTCTGCCATTTCTGCTCTCTGCCTCCACATCTTTGTAGCAGCTTCAGATGCCTTCAGTGATCTTCGCAGTGCTTCACATCTTCTCAAGTATGCGTCATCTTTCGTACGTGCCATTTCTTTGGCAGCTCCAATAGCATCCCTAATGCTTTGCAACTCAGCCTTGAAAGCCTTAGAAGAAGACTTCTTTCTTTCTGACgtatctttctttattttctctATCAAAGACATAATTTCCTCCTCTTTCTGGAGAGTATTTTTCCTACTGGATTCCTGAAATTCAAGCAATGCTTTCTCAGCATCATTAGCTCGGACCTCAAACGCATTTGCATGTGCAAGGGCCTTTTCCAACTCCAACTTCAACCTATCAACGTCACTTCTTGTCAGCAACAACTGAGATTCTAAATCATTTACGGCACCCTgtaacataatattttttgaCTGAAGGGAAGCAAGCTCATCCAGTGGACTCACACCTTCAGTATATTCTAGTACTGCTTTTGATGCATACTCACCAGATTTTTCTGCCGCATCCAGTGCCTTCTCTATTGCAAGTTTTGACTGTTCCACAATTAACAATATACTACCTTCAGTCACCtccttaatttgtttttctatCTGATAAGCTGCTTCAGCAGCTGTAGTTTCTGCCGCTGAAACCCTCATCTGGGCATCTTGTAGAATGTGAGATGTGGCCTGCTGGAAAGCAATTTCCGCTAACTTTTCTACTTGTACCGCAAGTTCAACCGCATCCTGTTTTGCAAGAACTAACTTAGACTCTAAGCTGAACTTCTCTTCAACTGATTCCAGCAGCTTCTGATGGAACAGTGACTTGGCTGCCTCAAGTTCTGCAATAGTCAATTCCTTGTCATGCAATATGGTTGCAACATATTCCTGTTGTTTAGCCTCGGAACATGCTAACTCTTCAAGCAAttgatctctctctttctcaatgGCTTCTTGTCTAGCTTGGGCCTCCAAAAGAGCTTTCCTAGCTGTCATCAATTCATCTTCTTCTATATTCAACACTTCACTACTACCTGAAGTGTTAGCCACGTCGGTAAAAGTGTCAGTGGAATCATcctgtaaaaaaataaatcagaaGCCATGAGTCGCAAAAGCTGTGAATACTATGAGGAGAAATACATCATTCCTTTAGCATGAAGAGACATTACCATGCTTGAAAAAATACGAGTTCTTGATTTACATAGCCAATGTGGCGTGTAGAAAAGGTTCCTGCACGAATTTCGTTTTGGTCATCATATTGAAAACGCAACCTTCAAATAACTTACAACAGTTTCCGCCACatttaaaagaaagaaatatagtAAAATGTCAACAAACAATGTAGGAATGAAATTATAAATTCACAGGCGCATCAGCGGAGAGAAATTACACACTTTTTTCTATTCGAATTAGTTCTGAGGACAAGAGGACGCCGCCCCAGGCGGCATACACTCCTATCATACTTGCAATGTGGACCTGAAGATGCAATGGGGCAGTGGTGAATAACCCCAACTGCCATTTCAGGCAATGAAATTGTACCCATCTCTTCCTGCAAGAAATTAAAAGTTTTGATCTTTACCAAGATATTAGGcacacaaaaacataaaaataaataaataatcttgTTCCAACAAAACCCAGATTCTATAATTTAAGTTTCACAATTTTCAATTACaagtcaaatttaaaaaattaaacaatgcgAACCCAGAAAACTTATTTCATCAAATTAAAGAgtatttacataatttttacttcaaattgtttattttacaataaaatattacaaacaacaaaataaaaatatgacttttccaaacaaaacccaaattctACGACTTCAAGTTCCACGAAATTCAACtactaattaaatttcaaaaattcaagCAATAGTAACCCAGAAAACCAAATTCATCAATGATCAAACTAAACacacatgcatgtccacatTAACGATCACATCACATGACATTTTACAGAAATTCAAACACTTGATCAGATGATCCATATTTCCTTCAGATTCCCAAAAAAATCATGCACACAGGAATATAATTATACAGAAAACGTATAGAATAAAAACCTGGTGGAAAACGGTTGAGCTAATCTGAAAGGAGTTGGAGAGACCCCATGATTCTGGGAAGGA from Pyrus communis chromosome 7, drPyrComm1.1, whole genome shotgun sequence encodes the following:
- the LOC137739367 gene encoding uncharacterized protein isoform X2, whose protein sequence is MDDSTDTFTDVANTSGSSEVLNIEEDELMTARKALLEAQARQEAIEKERDQLLEELACSEAKQQEYVATILHDKELTIAELEAAKSLFHQKLLESVEEKFSLESKLVLAKQDAVELAVQVEKLAEIAFQQATSHILQDAQMRVSAAETTAAEAAYQIEKQIKEVTEGSILLIVEQSKLAIEKALDAAEKSGEYASKAVLEYTEGVSPLDELASLQSKNIMLQGAVNDLESQLLLTRSDVDRLKLELEKALAHANAFEVRANDAEKALLEFQESSRKNTLQKEEEIMSLIEKIKKDTSERKKSSSKAFKAELQSIRDAIGAAKEMARTKDDAYLRRCEALRRSLKASEAATKMWRQRAEMAESLLLKDRSLGEGDEDSIYVVNGGRIDLLTDDDSQKWKLLSDGPRREIPQWMARKIRTISPRFPPRKIDVAEALSSKFRSLNLPKPDEVWSIAKEKPKEGDTLIEHVREKETIEKKRKALEHVLQRKTIQWQSTQEQTKLEPGTGTGREIVFQGFNWESWRRQWYLDLAPKAADLSKIGVTAVWLPPPTESVAPQGYMPSDLYNLNSAYGTVDELKHCIEEMHSQDLLALGDVVLNHRCAHKQSPNGIWNIFGGKLAWGPEAIVCDDPNFQGQGNPSSGDIFHAAPNIDHSQEFVRNDIKQWLNWLRNDIGFDGWRLDFVRGFSGTYVKEYIEASVPAFAIGEYWDSLAYEHGNLCYNQDAHRQRIVNWINATGGTSSAFDVTTKGILHSALHNQYWRLIDPQGKPTGVLGWWPSRAVTFLENHDTGSTQGHWPFPRDKLTQGYAYILTHPGTPVIFYDRLYDFGLHDILTELIDARRRAGIHCRSSVKIYHANNEGYVAQIGDTLVMKLGHFDWNPSKENHLEGSWQTFVDKGSDYKLWVRQ
- the LOC137739367 gene encoding uncharacterized protein isoform X3 codes for the protein MTARKALLEAQARQEAIEKERDQLLEELACSEAKQQEYVATILHDKELTIAELEAAKSLFHQKLLESVEEKFSLESKLVLAKQDAVELAVQVEKLAEIAFQQATSHILQDAQMRVSAAETTAAEAAYQIEKQIKEVTEGSILLIVEQSKLAIEKALDAAEKSGEYASKAVLEYTEGVSPLDELASLQSKNIMLQGAVNDLESQLLLTRSDVDRLKLELEKALAHANAFEVRANDAEKALLEFQESSRKNTLQKEEEIMSLIEKIKKDTSERKKSSSKAFKAELQSIRDAIGAAKEMARTKDDAYLRRCEALRRSLKASEAATKMWRQRAEMAESLLLKDRSLGEGDEDSIYVVNGGRIDLLTDDDSQKWKLLSDGPRREIPQWMARKIRTISPRFPPRKIDVAEALSSKFRSLNLPKPDEVWSIAKEKPKEGDTLIEHVREKETIEKKRKALEHVLQRKTIQWQSTQEQTKLEPGTGTGREIVFQGFNWESWRRQWYLDLAPKAADLSKIGVTAVWLPPPTESVAPQGYMPSDLYNLNSAYGTVDELKHCIEEMHSQDLLALGDVVLNHRCAHKQSPNGIWNIFGGKLAWGPEAIVCDDPNFQGQGNPSSGDIFHAAPNIDHSQEFVRNDIKQWLNWLRNDIGFDGWRLDFVRGFSGTYVKEYIEASVPAFAIGEYWDSLAYEHGNLCYNQDAHRQRIVNWINATGGTSSAFDVTTKGILHSALHNQYWRLIDPQGKPTGVLGWWPSRAVTFLENHDTGSTQGHWPFPRDKLTQGYAYILTHPGTPVIFYDRLYDFGLHDILTELIDARRRAGIHCRSSVKIYHANNEGYVAQIGDTLVMKLGHFDWNPSKENHLEGSWQTFVDKGSDYKLWVRQ
- the LOC137739367 gene encoding uncharacterized protein isoform X1, yielding MGTISLPEMAVGVIHHCPIASSGPHCKYDRSVCRLGRRPLVLRTNSNRKKNLFYTPHWLCKSRTRIFSSMDDSTDTFTDVANTSGSSEVLNIEEDELMTARKALLEAQARQEAIEKERDQLLEELACSEAKQQEYVATILHDKELTIAELEAAKSLFHQKLLESVEEKFSLESKLVLAKQDAVELAVQVEKLAEIAFQQATSHILQDAQMRVSAAETTAAEAAYQIEKQIKEVTEGSILLIVEQSKLAIEKALDAAEKSGEYASKAVLEYTEGVSPLDELASLQSKNIMLQGAVNDLESQLLLTRSDVDRLKLELEKALAHANAFEVRANDAEKALLEFQESSRKNTLQKEEEIMSLIEKIKKDTSERKKSSSKAFKAELQSIRDAIGAAKEMARTKDDAYLRRCEALRRSLKASEAATKMWRQRAEMAESLLLKDRSLGEGDEDSIYVVNGGRIDLLTDDDSQKWKLLSDGPRREIPQWMARKIRTISPRFPPRKIDVAEALSSKFRSLNLPKPDEVWSIAKEKPKEGDTLIEHVREKETIEKKRKALEHVLQRKTIQWQSTQEQTKLEPGTGTGREIVFQGFNWESWRRQWYLDLAPKAADLSKIGVTAVWLPPPTESVAPQGYMPSDLYNLNSAYGTVDELKHCIEEMHSQDLLALGDVVLNHRCAHKQSPNGIWNIFGGKLAWGPEAIVCDDPNFQGQGNPSSGDIFHAAPNIDHSQEFVRNDIKQWLNWLRNDIGFDGWRLDFVRGFSGTYVKEYIEASVPAFAIGEYWDSLAYEHGNLCYNQDAHRQRIVNWINATGGTSSAFDVTTKGILHSALHNQYWRLIDPQGKPTGVLGWWPSRAVTFLENHDTGSTQGHWPFPRDKLTQGYAYILTHPGTPVIFYDRLYDFGLHDILTELIDARRRAGIHCRSSVKIYHANNEGYVAQIGDTLVMKLGHFDWNPSKENHLEGSWQTFVDKGSDYKLWVRQ